Proteins encoded within one genomic window of uncultured Fusobacterium sp.:
- a CDS encoding enoyl-CoA hydratase-related protein: MNFITYEQEGFVGIITINRPKALNALNSEVLKELNATLDAVDLENTRALVLTGAGEKSFVAGADIAEMSTLTKAEGEAFGKIGNDVFRKIETFPIPVIAAVNGFALGGGCEIAMSCDIRLCSETALFGQPEVGLGITPGFGGTQRLARLIPVGKAKEIIYGAINIKADEAYRLGLVNAVYPLEELLPAAKKLAAKIAKNAPIAVRACKQAINEGLNVDMDHAIVIEEKLFGSCFETEDQREGMQAFLEKRKVEGFKNR; encoded by the coding sequence ATGAATTTTATAACTTATGAGCAAGAAGGATTTGTAGGAATTATTACTATAAATCGTCCTAAAGCTTTAAATGCATTAAATAGTGAAGTATTAAAAGAGTTAAATGCTACTTTAGATGCAGTAGATTTAGAAAATACAAGAGCACTTGTATTAACAGGAGCTGGAGAGAAATCATTTGTTGCAGGAGCAGATATTGCAGAAATGAGTACACTTACAAAAGCTGAAGGAGAAGCTTTTGGAAAAATAGGAAATGATGTTTTTAGAAAAATAGAAACTTTCCCAATTCCTGTAATTGCAGCTGTTAATGGATTTGCATTAGGAGGAGGTTGTGAAATAGCTATGAGTTGTGATATCAGACTTTGCTCTGAAACAGCTTTATTTGGACAACCAGAAGTAGGATTAGGAATTACTCCAGGATTTGGAGGAACTCAAAGATTAGCTCGTTTAATTCCAGTTGGAAAAGCAAAAGAAATAATTTATGGAGCTATCAATATAAAAGCTGATGAAGCTTATAGATTAGGTTTAGTAAATGCTGTATATCCATTAGAAGAGTTATTACCAGCAGCTAAGAAATTAGCAGCTAAAATAGCTAAAAATGCACCTATAGCTGTAAGAGCATGTAAACAAGCTATAAATGAAGGATTAAATGTTGATATGGATCATGCAATTGTAATTGAAGAAAAACTTTTTGGTAGCTGTTTTGAAACTGAAGACCAAAGAGAAGGAATGCAAGCATTCTTAGAAAAAAGAAAAGTAGAAGGATTTAAAAATAGATAA
- a CDS encoding acetyl-CoA C-acetyltransferase, with the protein MAKKVVLAGACRTAIGSMGGALSNVPAAELGSVVIKEALKRAGIPAEKVDQVLFGCVIQAGLGQNVARQASLKAGLSIETPAVTLNVVCGSGLHTVNMAAAMIQSGQADIVVAGGTENMSSAPYLLRKGRYGYRLGNAELVDAMVNDALWDAFNNYHMGITAENICDQWGLTREELDKFAADSQQKAVKAQEEGKFKDEIVPVVIKGKKGDIIVDTDEGPRPGTTAEGIAKLKPAFKKDGMVTAGNASSINDGAAAIIVMSEEKAKELGVKPMATWVDGALGGVDPSIMGIGPVASTRKVLERTGMNINDFDLIEANEAFAAQSLAVGKDLGFDTSKLNVNGGAIALGHPVGASGCRILVTLLHEMEKRNAKTGLATLCIGGGMGCSAIVKRED; encoded by the coding sequence ATGGCAAAAAAAGTAGTTTTAGCAGGAGCATGTCGTACAGCTATAGGATCAATGGGAGGGGCTTTAAGTAATGTTCCCGCAGCAGAATTAGGTTCTGTGGTTATAAAAGAAGCTTTAAAAAGAGCTGGAATTCCAGCTGAAAAAGTAGACCAAGTTCTATTTGGTTGTGTAATTCAAGCAGGATTAGGACAAAACGTTGCTCGTCAAGCTTCATTAAAAGCAGGATTATCTATAGAAACTCCAGCAGTTACACTAAATGTAGTTTGTGGATCAGGATTACATACAGTAAATATGGCTGCAGCAATGATACAATCAGGACAAGCTGATATCGTAGTAGCAGGAGGAACTGAAAATATGTCTTCAGCTCCATATTTATTAAGAAAAGGACGTTATGGATATCGTTTAGGAAATGCAGAATTAGTAGACGCTATGGTAAACGATGCTCTATGGGATGCATTTAATAATTATCATATGGGAATCACAGCAGAAAATATTTGTGATCAATGGGGATTAACTCGTGAAGAGTTAGATAAATTTGCTGCTGATAGCCAACAAAAAGCAGTAAAAGCTCAAGAAGAAGGAAAATTCAAAGATGAAATAGTTCCAGTAGTAATAAAAGGTAAAAAAGGAGATATCATTGTTGATACAGATGAAGGACCTAGACCTGGAACTACAGCAGAAGGAATAGCTAAATTAAAACCAGCATTCAAAAAAGATGGAATGGTAACAGCAGGAAATGCTTCTAGTATCAATGATGGAGCAGCTGCTATAATAGTTATGTCTGAAGAAAAAGCTAAAGAACTTGGAGTAAAACCAATGGCTACTTGGGTAGATGGAGCATTAGGAGGAGTAGATCCTTCAATAATGGGAATTGGACCAGTTGCTTCAACTAGAAAAGTATTAGAAAGAACAGGAATGAATATAAATGATTTCGATTTAATTGAGGCAAACGAAGCATTTGCTGCTCAATCATTAGCAGTTGGAAAAGATTTAGGATTTGATACTTCTAAATTAAACGTAAATGGAGGAGCTATTGCTTTAGGACACCCAGTTGGAGCATCAGGATGTCGTATTTTAGTAACTTTATTACATGAAATGGAAAAAAGAAATGCAAAAACTGGTTTAGCAACTCTTTGTATCGGTGGTGGAATGGGATGTTCTGCTATCGTTAAGAGAGAAGACTAA